The Pseudochaenichthys georgianus chromosome 24, fPseGeo1.2, whole genome shotgun sequence genome includes a region encoding these proteins:
- the atp5mj gene encoding ATP synthase subunit ATP5MJ, mitochondrial → MAGSAFGIFLTKMSPYYTKAYQEVWLGVGLYTFAYSRLAFGGKKAEDAKSAH, encoded by the exons ATGGCTGGGAGCGCATTTGGAATCTTTTTGACCAAGATGAGCCCTTACTACACTAAGGCCTACCAAGAGGTCTGGCTGGGAGTTGGCCTCTATACATTCGCATACTCCAGACTTGCTTTTGGAG GCAAAAAGGCTGAGGATGCAA AGTCTGCCCATTAA
- the gareml gene encoding GRB2-associated and regulator of MAPK protein 2, with product MEKLSASLSEITWSPLALPLDAVVSKFRLPTLVRLAHGECVEGLSEEDVVLLHSCRQWTTVTAHSLEEGHYVIGPKIDIPLQYQGKFKLLDEDRDVRDPIQYFSSVEEVAGVFPDRVFVMETITFSVKVVSGEFSEDSEAYSFTLQAGDELSLMGKAELLCATPSKEKTGLTALLRRLGKTPRSKTPCLVCMNHRTNQSVSLPFGCRGRFCTRSPLEQGMLGGEHTVRSIIERVRLPVNVSVPSRPPRNPYDRHAVREGHRYKLLNIVSKTVVLCMVLRRQEVSPSHFLLLRCMPRFNVAEASGHTAALESLLLRHAFDPDAYSRAVRETRPELECMTEECVSPRRSRMCVSGQDSLAPALQHLSMCGYGGGDGLSQRCRDSLGERLGEGPGEEREYVTPEWTDAEMRTSEEIPYEELWTNQNAEGLGKEPNLISFHSTSSLDGSLGTVVTRVSTPPPVPPKSDAVREECRYLIAPPVPPRCSKGGSISSPVPSPPVPPRFPKASTSPRPNLSFYSSGLQDSCSPSPDASLYCYPCSWGDCPAPNPANPEPVPASTADPTSATPQPAQATWAEPWVDSFSSSGPRLRPPQSRFAPFGALNPFNRQSPCPSPEPTPNPTTDSSRGAVGGGTSTGVTESLNTDPTWRPPADLSVLSLEEVSACLRFIGLSEAAVGVFQRERIDGSLLVQLTEDILSHDFHLSRLHVTKITQFIQGWRPKI from the exons ATGGAGAAGTTGTCGGCGAGCCTGTCGGAGATCACTTGGAGCCCGTTGGCGCTGCCTTTGGACGCGGTGGTCAGCAAGTTCCGTCTGCCTACTCTGGTGCGCTTGGCACACG gtGAATGTGTGGAGGGCTTGTCGGAGGAGGATGTGGTTCTGTTACACTCCTGTCGTCAGTGGACCACAGTGACTGCCCACAGCCTAGAGGAGGGACACTACGTTATCGGACCTAAGATAGACATCCCTCTGCAGTACCAGG GGAAATTCAAGTTGTTGGATGAAGACCGAGACGTCAGGGATCCAATCCAGTATTTTTCCAGTGTGGAGGAAGTAGCTGGAGTCTTCCCTGACCGGGTCTTTGTCATGGAGACGATCACGTTCAGTGTCAAG GTGGTTTCAGGGGAGTTCAGTGAGGACAGTGAGGCCTACAGCTTCACTCTGCAGGCTGGAGATGAGCTGTCACTCATGGGGAAGGCGGAGCTTCTCTGCGCCACGCCCTCTAAGGAAAAGACGGGACTGACCGCGCTCTTGAGACGCCTCGGAAAGACTCCCAGAA GTAAAACTCCCTGCCTTGTCTGTATGAACCATCGCACCAATCAGAGCGTGAGCCTACCCTTTGGTTGCCGTGGACGCTTTTGCACACGCTCCCCTCTGGAGCAAGGCATGCTGGGAGGGGAGCACACGGTACGCAGCATCATCGAGAGGGTTCGCCTCCCCGTCAATGTGTCGGTGCCGTCGCGACCCCCGAGGAACCCCTACGACCGGCACGCCGTCCGAGAGGGCCACCGCTACAAGCTGCTCAACATCGTGAGCAAGACGGTGGTGCTCTGCATGGTGCTCCGCCGGCAGGAAGTCTCCCCCTCCCACTTCCTGCTGCTACGCTGCATGCCCCGGTTCAACGTGGCCGAGGCCTCGGGTCACACAGCGGCGCTGGAGAGCCTCCTGTTGAGACACGCCTTCGACCCAGATGCCTACTCTCGAGCTGTGAGAGAAACCAGGCCAGAGCTGGAGTGTATGACAGAGGAGTGTGTGAGCCCGCGGCGCTCTCGCATGTGTGTGTCGGGTCAGGACTCCTTGGCACCGGCACTGCAGCACCTCTCCATGTGCGGGTATGGGGGTGGGGACGGCCTATCACAGCGCTGCAGGGACTCTCTTGGAGAGCGGCTGGGGGAGGGGCCAGGTGAGGAGCGGGAGTATGTGACTCCGGAGTGGACTGATGCTGAAATGAGGACCAGTGAGGAAATCCCTTACGAGGAACTTTGGACCAATCAAAATGCAGAGGGCTTGGGAAAGGAGCCGAACCTCATCTCCTTTCATTCCACGTCCTCATTGGACGGGTCTCTTGGTACCGTGGTGACCAGAGTGTCTACTCCGCCGCCTGTACCTCCAAAATCTGATGCT gtaagAGAGGAGTGTCGCTACTTGATCGCCCCTCCCGTTCCCCCCCGCTGCTCTAAAGGAGGCTCCATCTCCAGTCCAGTCCCCAGTCCTCCTGTTCCCCCTCGGTTCCCCAAAGCCTCCACCTCCCCGAGGCCCAACCTCTCCTTCTACTCCTCTGGACTTCAGGACAG CTGCTCGCCCTCTCCAGATGCCTCCCTCTACTGTTACCCGTGCTCCTGGGGGGATTGCCCGGCCCCTAACCCCGCCAATCCTGAGCCAGTCCCTGCCAGCACCGCAGACCCCACCTCCGCCACTCCTCAGCCAGCACAGGCCACCTGGGCAGAGCCGTGGGTggactccttctcctcctccggACCTCGACTCAGGCCTCCACAGAGTCGGTTTGCTCCTTTTGGGGCATTAAACCCCTTCAACCGCCAATCCCCCTGCCCCTCCCCTGAGCCCACTCCCAATCCCACCACAGATTCCTCCAGAGGTGCAGTGGGAGGCGGGACGTCCACAGGGGTCACCGAAAGCTTGAACACTGACCCCACCTGGCGACCTCCTGCTGACCTGTCTGTGCTCTCATTGGAGGAGGTGTCGGCCTGCCTGCGGTTCATTGGCCTATCAGAGGCAGCGGTGGGCGTGTTCCAGAGAGAGCGAATCGACGGCAGCCTCCTGGTGCAGCTGACCGAGGACATCCTGTCACATGACTTCCACCTGAGCCGACTGCATGTCACCAAGATCACACAGTTCATACAGGGCTGGAGGCCCAAGATCTAA